One region of Chryseobacterium muglaense genomic DNA includes:
- a CDS encoding glucoamylase family protein, whose translation MKRIILSIAATSLLMVSCKNSQVSKQESTQKSVVKSNITDEQLMDKVQKDALKYFWDYAEPNSMLGRERYHEDNIYPDNDKHVITTGGSGFGLATILVGVERGFISRKDAVKRLTTAMDFLAKADRHKGAWSHWINGETGKTVPFGKKDNGGDLVETAFLTTGILQVREYFKNGNAEEKALAKKCDELWKGIQWNWYTKGGEKVLYWHWSPEYQWEMNFPLEGYNECLITYILAASSPTYSIDAETYEKGWTRNGTYLSDKEKYGLPMYVKHNGAEEYGGPLFWAQYSYIGLDPTNLSDKLIKNYFDLNKNQVLIDYKYCVENPKHWKGYGPNYWGLTAGYSRNKDGSVGYDAHFPQNDHGVITSTAALSSFPYTPKESMDFLRFIYSKPEFIGSAGPYDATSIHYNNWTTPRYLAIDQGTIAPMIENYRTGFLWKLFMNAPEIQKGLKKLDFKSEKYNIK comes from the coding sequence ATGAAAAGGATAATACTCTCAATCGCAGCGACATCATTACTTATGGTCTCGTGCAAAAACTCTCAAGTTTCAAAACAAGAATCTACTCAAAAATCAGTGGTAAAATCTAATATTACCGATGAGCAATTGATGGATAAAGTTCAAAAAGATGCTTTAAAGTATTTTTGGGATTATGCAGAACCCAATTCTATGTTGGGTAGAGAAAGGTATCATGAAGACAATATTTATCCGGATAACGATAAACATGTCATTACAACAGGAGGATCAGGTTTCGGTTTGGCAACAATTTTAGTGGGCGTTGAGAGAGGGTTTATTTCAAGAAAAGATGCGGTGAAAAGATTGACGACTGCAATGGATTTCCTTGCAAAAGCAGACCGTCATAAAGGAGCTTGGTCACACTGGATTAACGGAGAAACAGGGAAAACCGTTCCTTTCGGCAAAAAAGACAATGGCGGAGACTTAGTAGAAACTGCATTTCTTACCACAGGAATTCTTCAAGTGAGAGAATATTTCAAAAACGGAAATGCTGAAGAAAAAGCGCTTGCCAAAAAATGTGACGAGCTTTGGAAAGGAATTCAGTGGAACTGGTACACCAAAGGCGGCGAGAAAGTACTCTATTGGCATTGGTCACCAGAATATCAGTGGGAAATGAATTTTCCTTTGGAAGGTTATAATGAATGTCTGATTACTTACATTTTAGCAGCCTCATCACCAACATATTCTATCGATGCTGAAACCTATGAAAAAGGTTGGACGAGAAATGGAACTTACCTTTCAGACAAAGAAAAATACGGACTTCCGATGTATGTAAAACACAACGGAGCCGAAGAATATGGTGGGCCATTATTTTGGGCTCAATATTCTTACATTGGTTTAGATCCTACCAATTTATCAGATAAATTAATTAAAAACTATTTCGATTTAAATAAAAATCAGGTTTTAATTGACTACAAATACTGTGTCGAAAATCCGAAACATTGGAAAGGTTACGGACCAAACTATTGGGGATTAACGGCAGGTTATTCAAGAAATAAAGACGGAAGCGTTGGCTATGATGCTCACTTCCCACAAAACGACCATGGCGTAATCACTTCAACGGCAGCTTTGAGCAGTTTTCCTTACACGCCTAAAGAATCTATGGATTTCTTAAGGTTTATTTACTCAAAACCTGAATTTATCGGCTCTGCAGGTCCTTACGATGCGACTTCAATTCATTATAATAATTGGACGACACCAAGATATTTAGCCATCGACCAAGGAACTATCGCTCCGATGATTGAAAATTACAGAACAGGATTTTTATGGAAATTATTCATGAATGCTCCTGAAATTCAAAAAGGATTGAAAAAGTTAGATTTTAAATCAGAAAAGTATAATATTAAATAG
- a CDS encoding carboxylesterase family protein: protein MIVFLHGSGERGNNLELVKAHSPFTYKNLIKEPVAILAPQCPENTWWDTVSVYNLIKEIQTKYKIDASRIYLTGLSMGGWGTLKLAMEHPEMFASVVSVCAPTDRVMYANIHQYKNLNMKIFHGGMDDVVLPENAFNFYQALHPVNPSAELTIFPNDNHNSWDSTYSNPALYEWMLSKRKQK, encoded by the coding sequence TTGATTGTTTTTCTTCATGGTTCAGGAGAAAGAGGTAACAATCTCGAATTGGTAAAAGCGCATAGTCCTTTTACTTATAAAAATCTGATTAAAGAACCTGTGGCAATTTTAGCTCCTCAATGTCCTGAAAATACTTGGTGGGATACGGTAAGTGTCTATAATTTGATTAAAGAAATTCAGACAAAATATAAAATTGATGCTTCCAGAATTTACCTTACAGGGCTTTCGATGGGAGGTTGGGGAACACTCAAATTGGCAATGGAGCATCCCGAAATGTTTGCTTCCGTAGTTTCTGTTTGTGCACCTACAGACCGTGTGATGTATGCGAATATTCATCAGTATAAAAATTTGAACATGAAGATCTTTCATGGTGGAATGGATGATGTCGTATTACCAGAAAATGCATTTAACTTTTATCAGGCATTACATCCTGTGAATCCATCTGCAGAATTGACGATTTTCCCGAATGATAACCACAATTCGTGGGACTCTACTTATTCAAATCCAGCATTATATGAATGGATGTTGTCTAAGAGAAAACAAAAATAA
- the bglX gene encoding beta-glucosidase BglX: MSKNLIVIATLALAPMFSAQEMVTKPVQSYQTAQYQSKKKAFVDALLAKMTLDEKIGQLNLPSSGDFTTGLAKSSDIGKKVEQGLVGGLFNIKGADKIKAVQKVAVENSRLKIPLIFGMDVIHGYETTFPIPLGLAASWDMNLVQQSARVAAKEAAADGINWTFSPMVDISREPRWGRVSEGSGEDPYLGSEIAKNMVYGYQGKDLANGTNILACVKHFALYGAGEAGRDYNTVDMSHVRMFNEYFPPYKAAVDAGVASVMASFNEVDGVPATGSRWLQTEVLRNQWKFKGFVVTDYTGINEMVDHGMGDLQQVSALALKAGVDMDMVGEGFLTTLKKSLAEGKVTQAEIDMAARRVLESKYDLGLFDNPYKHGDAKLAAKEVYSLENRNIARSAAAQSMVLMKNENQVLPLKKSGTVAVIGPLVNNSMNMAGTWSVATKHAASVNLMQGLQANYGKDVKFLSAKGANIDYDAKLEEIYAAHGKKTDRDNRSKEALLKEAVDIANKADVIVLAIGESAEMSGESSSRTEITIPQSQVDLLNELKKTGKPIAMVLFTGRPLALTNVKNVPDAILNAWFPGSEAGNAIADVLFGKVNPSGKLPMTFPRSLGQVPIYYNAKNTGRPLNQESTDKCEYQRFRSNYMDECNTPLYPFGYGLSYSKFTYSDVTVSNASPKGNQTIQASVTLTNAGNYDGAEVVQLYIRDMVGTITRPVKELKGFQKVMLKKGESKKITFDITPESLKFYNGDLKYDWEAGEFDIMIGTNSEEVKHSKINWTK; the protein is encoded by the coding sequence ATGAGTAAAAATTTAATTGTAATTGCAACTTTAGCATTGGCTCCTATGTTTTCGGCACAGGAAATGGTCACAAAGCCCGTTCAGTCTTATCAGACTGCACAGTATCAGTCAAAGAAAAAAGCTTTTGTGGATGCTCTTTTGGCTAAAATGACTTTAGATGAAAAAATCGGACAGCTTAATTTACCGAGTTCAGGTGATTTTACCACAGGTTTGGCAAAAAGTTCAGACATCGGAAAGAAAGTTGAGCAAGGATTAGTCGGTGGATTATTCAACATAAAAGGTGCAGATAAAATTAAAGCGGTACAAAAAGTTGCCGTTGAAAACAGCCGTTTGAAAATTCCTTTGATTTTTGGGATGGATGTCATTCACGGGTACGAAACTACTTTCCCAATTCCATTAGGTTTAGCGGCTTCTTGGGATATGAATTTAGTTCAGCAGTCAGCAAGAGTTGCAGCAAAAGAAGCTGCAGCAGACGGAATCAACTGGACGTTCTCGCCAATGGTAGATATTTCTCGTGAACCAAGATGGGGAAGGGTATCTGAAGGTTCGGGTGAAGACCCGTATTTAGGAAGTGAAATTGCTAAAAATATGGTCTACGGTTACCAAGGAAAAGACTTAGCAAACGGAACCAATATTTTGGCTTGTGTAAAACATTTTGCTTTGTATGGAGCAGGTGAAGCGGGTAGAGATTACAACACCGTAGATATGAGCCACGTGAGAATGTTTAATGAATATTTCCCACCTTATAAAGCCGCTGTTGATGCAGGTGTAGCTTCTGTAATGGCTTCTTTCAATGAAGTGGATGGTGTTCCGGCAACAGGAAGCAGATGGTTGCAAACTGAGGTTCTAAGAAATCAGTGGAAATTCAAAGGCTTTGTGGTGACCGATTATACAGGAATCAACGAAATGGTAGACCATGGAATGGGAGATTTGCAACAAGTTTCTGCTTTAGCTTTAAAAGCCGGAGTTGACATGGATATGGTAGGTGAAGGTTTTTTAACAACATTAAAAAAATCTTTAGCTGAAGGAAAAGTAACGCAGGCTGAAATTGATATGGCTGCAAGAAGAGTTTTGGAATCTAAATATGATTTAGGTTTATTCGATAATCCTTACAAACATGGAGATGCAAAACTGGCTGCTAAAGAGGTTTACAGTTTAGAGAATCGTAATATCGCAAGAAGTGCAGCAGCACAGTCTATGGTTTTAATGAAAAATGAAAACCAGGTTTTACCTTTAAAAAAATCAGGAACTGTTGCTGTAATCGGTCCGTTGGTGAATAATTCAATGAATATGGCTGGAACTTGGAGTGTAGCTACAAAGCATGCTGCTTCTGTCAATTTAATGCAGGGTCTTCAGGCTAATTACGGAAAAGACGTGAAATTCCTTTCTGCAAAAGGTGCGAACATTGATTACGATGCTAAATTAGAAGAGATTTATGCAGCTCACGGTAAGAAAACTGATAGGGATAACCGTTCAAAAGAAGCTTTATTAAAAGAAGCTGTTGACATTGCAAACAAAGCTGACGTTATTGTTTTGGCAATCGGAGAATCTGCAGAAATGAGTGGTGAATCTTCTTCAAGAACTGAAATTACAATTCCTCAGTCTCAGGTTGACTTGTTAAATGAATTGAAAAAGACAGGAAAACCAATTGCAATGGTACTTTTCACAGGCCGTCCTTTAGCTTTAACGAATGTGAAAAATGTTCCTGATGCTATTTTGAATGCTTGGTTCCCAGGTTCAGAAGCGGGTAACGCCATTGCTGATGTACTTTTTGGTAAGGTAAATCCTTCAGGAAAACTACCGATGACGTTCCCAAGAAGTCTTGGCCAGGTTCCTATTTATTATAATGCTAAAAATACTGGTCGACCATTAAATCAGGAATCAACTGATAAATGTGAGTACCAAAGATTCCGTTCAAATTATATGGATGAGTGTAACACACCGTTGTATCCGTTTGGTTATGGTTTGAGTTACTCTAAATTCACGTATTCTGATGTAACGGTTTCTAATGCAAGCCCAAAAGGCAATCAAACCATTCAGGCTTCGGTTACGTTAACTAATGCAGGAAACTATGATGGTGCTGAAGTGGTGCAGTTGTACATCAGAGATATGGTGGGAACGATTACAAGACCGGTAAAAGAACTGAAAGGATTCCAAAAAGTAATGTTGAAAAAAGGAGAATCTAAAAAGATTACTTTCGACATCACCCCAGAAAGCTTGAAATTCTACAACGGAGATTTGAAATACGATTGGGAAGCCGGAGAATTTGATATCATGATTGGTACCAATTCTGAAGAGGTGAAACATTCAAAAATCAACTGGACAAAATAA
- a CDS encoding DUF493 family protein: MEILQGNENANPEEFYKSLKEKLENNHDFPEDYLFKFIIPTDEAKLTEIYKVFDGIKFTLGNRESKNGKYTACNINAFVLDADQVVRIYQEVAIIENVILL, translated from the coding sequence ATGGAAATATTACAAGGAAATGAAAACGCAAATCCTGAAGAATTTTATAAGTCATTAAAGGAAAAATTAGAAAACAATCATGATTTTCCGGAAGATTATCTGTTTAAATTTATTATTCCGACAGATGAGGCAAAGCTTACCGAAATTTATAAAGTTTTCGACGGTATAAAGTTTACACTGGGAAACCGCGAAAGCAAAAACGGAAAATACACGGCATGCAATATCAATGCTTTTGTTTTGGATGCAGATCAGGTGGTTCGTATTTATCAGGAAGTTGCAATAATAGAAAATGTAATTTTATTGTAA
- a CDS encoding deoxynucleoside kinase: MHIAVTGNIGAGKTTLTTMLAKHYGWDAQFEDVDHNPYLEDFYADMSKWSFALQIYFLGSRFRQVKEIRESGKNIIQDRTIYEDAHIFAENLNDMNLLSDRDFKNYASLFDLMKTFVSAPDLLIYLKSDVPNLVKKIYKRGREYEASISIEYLSKLNQKYEKWISNYTEGKLLIIDVDNLDFVERPEDFGFVLEKIDAQLNGLF, translated from the coding sequence ATGCATATTGCAGTTACAGGAAACATTGGAGCAGGAAAAACTACTTTAACGACGATGCTTGCCAAACATTACGGTTGGGATGCCCAGTTTGAAGATGTAGATCACAATCCTTATCTGGAAGATTTTTACGCAGACATGAGCAAGTGGAGTTTTGCTCTGCAGATTTATTTTCTGGGCAGTAGATTTCGCCAGGTAAAAGAAATCAGAGAAAGTGGAAAAAATATTATTCAAGATCGTACAATCTATGAAGACGCTCATATTTTTGCAGAAAACCTGAATGATATGAATCTGTTGTCAGACAGAGATTTCAAAAACTATGCATCGCTTTTCGATTTGATGAAAACGTTTGTTTCGGCACCCGATTTGCTTATTTACCTGAAGTCTGATGTACCGAATCTGGTAAAAAAAATCTATAAAAGAGGAAGAGAATATGAAGCCTCAATCAGTATAGAATATCTTTCTAAGCTGAATCAGAAATACGAAAAATGGATTTCAAATTATACAGAAGGCAAATTGCTGATTATCGATGTTGATAATCTTGATTTTGTAGAAAGACCGGAAGATTTTGGATTTGTTTTAGAAAAAATAGATGCTCAGCTCAACGGTTTGTTTTAA
- a CDS encoding DUF4197 family protein gives MKKYIIAAALIFGTGAVITTSLNSCSSLATTDLGLVVIKRVLLGGINKGANIYGNKEAFLQNNLVDKALPKELRDINSTLEKIAPSLVAKEREYIAEAAVYTVGISKPILESAVNSLNAQDVTRIIQGEKGTATLILKEKTQTQLIQAIAPKVEEELNKYGIVKTLNTALSGSNLLGSLLGGNKTNVNAGGLSLLASEQIVNGLFNIIEDHEKQNSASLLAPFGK, from the coding sequence ATGAAAAAATATATTATAGCCGCTGCATTAATTTTCGGAACAGGTGCGGTAATCACCACCAGCTTAAACTCTTGCTCTTCTCTTGCTACGACAGATTTGGGATTAGTAGTCATTAAAAGAGTTTTACTGGGCGGAATCAACAAGGGAGCCAATATCTACGGCAACAAAGAAGCTTTTCTACAAAATAATTTAGTAGATAAAGCTTTACCAAAAGAATTGAGAGATATCAACAGTACTTTAGAAAAAATTGCACCTTCCCTTGTTGCTAAAGAAAGAGAATACATTGCCGAGGCTGCGGTTTACACGGTCGGCATTTCAAAACCTATTTTAGAATCAGCGGTCAACAGCTTAAACGCACAAGATGTAACCCGAATTATTCAGGGCGAAAAAGGGACAGCTACTTTAATTTTGAAAGAAAAAACACAAACTCAATTAATACAAGCTATTGCACCAAAAGTTGAGGAAGAGCTTAATAAATATGGTATTGTAAAAACTCTCAACACGGCATTGTCGGGAAGTAATCTTTTGGGAAGTCTTTTAGGCGGAAATAAAACTAATGTTAACGCAGGTGGATTGAGCCTATTGGCTTCAGAGCAAATTGTGAACGGTCTTTTTAATATTATTGAAGATCACGAAAAGCAAAACTCGGCGTCGTTGCTTGCACCATTTGGAAAATAG
- a CDS encoding ArsC/Spx/MgsR family protein, with translation MIKVLHNGNCSKSNAVLEYLDENGVQFEIINIVDDPLSVLELKTVLKKLNQSVFHIIRKEEKLYFEKYAGKDHSEEEWLQILSENPSLIQRPIIIKGSVAMLGRPLENVKFFIEK, from the coding sequence ATGATTAAAGTCTTACACAACGGAAACTGTTCAAAATCAAATGCTGTTTTGGAGTATTTGGACGAAAATGGTGTTCAGTTTGAAATCATCAATATTGTGGATGATCCTTTAAGTGTTTTAGAACTCAAAACAGTTTTGAAAAAATTAAATCAAAGCGTTTTTCATATCATCAGAAAAGAAGAGAAATTATATTTTGAAAAATATGCGGGTAAAGATCATTCGGAAGAAGAATGGTTGCAGATTTTATCTGAAAACCCTTCTTTAATACAAAGACCGATTATCATTAAAGGTTCGGTTGCTATGTTGGGAAGACCTCTTGAGAATGTAAAATTCTTTATAGAAAAATAG
- a CDS encoding SusC/RagA family TonB-linked outer membrane protein produces MKQTNLKYSCLIAVLYFGMNVNGQVAPKDTVAKEQKIEEVVLIGYGTQKKENITGSIGLVTAKDLADKPNANPLNSVQGKLAGVNIVTSGTPGGSPRVDIRGVGSLSGNTVFIVDGMLTEDISFLNPQDIESMSVLKDPSSLAIFGAKAANGAVIIKTKTGKGKPIFNVNSYLGIKTVTNVPKMVNGDQYIELYNEKVRNDVLNPKPSDFITKAQYPGNTDWFNEILRTSIINSNDFSASGSLGKLNYYGSVGYLQDEGNLAAGQGINSGSGFNRFNTKLNLSYKITDNITIGNNFSFSKTRTDVAQNPLLDARNAPPVYDVMNPATGDYQYITLINVPNPRAKLDLYRSQVRQERLLNNVWAEIKFLKDFTFRSSYSTDNYSPSQYEYTPTLLYVPVSSQKQSTLITRDNRYRNYVWDNTINWKKDFGNHNLELLAGFSRIRDSRSEDVWTAKNVNYNGTNGSLNIGSGTDIFNYHDTAAAVTDGRPAATQDQQRIESFFGRINYDYAGKYLLNASVRRDASSQISTDRYKTFPAVSVGWVVSKESFMSEQNVFDLLKLRASWGKLGNPRVKRDFSPIVTNIGGGVYYGNNGYPAGTVDRVIDPSIGWETTTGSDFGVEMAFLNNKLKVEGTYYNKESKDIVYAINQATISGASNPYDFTTNAYSFRNKGFEVSVNYNANLSEGVKLGVYGNFTTLKNEITNVYQDSFLETGASLFGNSIVRLQAGQAVGSYYGYEVAGVFQTDAEAAASGQNGAKAGWFKFSDLDGNGVIDTRDKTFLGSPIPKGTYGFGINLTVHSMDFGIDFQGVFGNKIYNYNREQRYGNESWDLDMYNNRWTGAGTSNTNSMITSNQSVILPSSFYVEDGSYFRIRNIQVGYNLPSSLAQSLSVKKLRIYLSAQNPLTIFKYNGFSPEINNTDRVQMGIDNNIYPISAIYTMGMNLTF; encoded by the coding sequence ATGAAACAAACTAATTTAAAGTACTCTTGTCTTATTGCCGTTCTCTATTTTGGGATGAATGTCAATGGGCAGGTTGCTCCTAAAGACACTGTTGCAAAAGAGCAGAAAATAGAGGAGGTTGTACTCATAGGATATGGTACACAAAAAAAAGAAAATATTACAGGAAGTATTGGCTTGGTTACCGCAAAAGATCTTGCAGATAAGCCGAATGCAAATCCACTAAACTCTGTGCAAGGAAAATTGGCTGGGGTAAATATTGTAACATCTGGTACACCTGGTGGATCTCCTCGAGTAGATATCAGAGGGGTTGGATCTTTGTCTGGAAACACAGTTTTCATCGTTGATGGCATGTTAACAGAAGATATTTCTTTTCTTAATCCTCAGGATATCGAATCGATGAGTGTTTTGAAGGATCCTTCAAGTTTGGCAATTTTCGGAGCTAAAGCTGCAAATGGTGCTGTAATTATTAAAACTAAAACAGGGAAAGGGAAACCGATTTTCAATGTTAATTCTTATTTGGGAATTAAAACGGTTACTAATGTTCCTAAAATGGTAAATGGAGATCAGTATATTGAATTGTATAATGAAAAAGTGCGTAATGATGTGCTTAATCCAAAACCTTCAGATTTTATAACAAAAGCACAGTATCCTGGTAATACAGATTGGTTTAATGAGATTTTACGTACAAGTATTATTAACTCAAATGATTTTTCTGCTTCAGGAAGTCTAGGTAAACTGAATTATTATGGTAGTGTAGGTTATCTTCAGGATGAAGGGAATTTAGCAGCCGGTCAAGGAATTAATTCTGGAAGTGGTTTTAATAGGTTTAATACCAAGTTAAATCTTAGTTATAAGATTACAGATAATATCACAATTGGAAATAATTTTTCATTCTCCAAAACCCGTACTGATGTAGCTCAAAATCCTTTATTGGATGCGCGTAATGCACCACCTGTTTATGATGTAATGAATCCTGCTACTGGAGATTATCAGTATATTACATTAATAAATGTTCCTAATCCAAGAGCAAAGCTCGATCTTTATCGTTCTCAAGTAAGACAGGAAAGATTGCTTAATAATGTTTGGGCAGAAATTAAATTTTTGAAAGACTTTACTTTTAGAAGTAGTTATAGTACCGATAATTATAGCCCAAGCCAATATGAATATACACCAACATTACTTTATGTTCCTGTTAGTAGCCAAAAACAATCAACACTAATAACTAGAGATAACAGATATAGAAACTATGTTTGGGATAACACTATTAATTGGAAAAAAGATTTTGGGAATCATAATTTAGAATTGCTAGCCGGTTTTTCCAGAATTAGAGATTCCAGATCAGAAGATGTATGGACTGCTAAAAATGTAAATTATAACGGTACCAATGGTTCTCTAAATATTGGTAGCGGTACTGATATTTTTAATTATCATGATACCGCTGCTGCAGTTACTGATGGTAGACCAGCAGCTACACAAGATCAGCAAAGAATTGAATCTTTCTTTGGAAGGATAAATTATGATTATGCAGGTAAATATCTTTTAAATGCCTCTGTACGTAGAGATGCAAGTTCGCAAATATCAACAGACAGATATAAAACTTTTCCTGCTGTAAGTGTTGGCTGGGTAGTTTCAAAAGAAAGTTTTATGAGTGAGCAGAATGTTTTTGATTTGTTGAAATTGAGAGCAAGCTGGGGTAAATTAGGTAACCCGAGAGTTAAAAGAGATTTTTCTCCGATTGTAACTAATATTGGTGGAGGCGTATATTATGGTAACAATGGTTATCCAGCAGGAACGGTTGACAGAGTGATTGATCCATCAATTGGTTGGGAAACAACAACGGGTTCAGATTTTGGTGTTGAGATGGCATTTTTAAATAATAAATTAAAAGTTGAAGGAACTTATTATAACAAAGAATCAAAAGATATAGTTTACGCAATTAATCAAGCCACGATTTCTGGAGCTAGTAATCCATATGATTTTACCACTAATGCTTACTCTTTTAGAAATAAAGGGTTTGAGGTATCTGTAAATTATAATGCAAATCTTAGTGAAGGGGTTAAACTTGGAGTTTATGGTAACTTCACAACTCTTAAAAATGAGATCACAAACGTTTATCAAGATTCATTCTTAGAAACCGGAGCTAGTTTATTTGGTAATTCAATTGTAAGATTACAAGCAGGGCAGGCTGTTGGTTCTTACTATGGATATGAAGTTGCAGGCGTGTTCCAAACTGATGCCGAAGCGGCTGCATCCGGGCAGAACGGAGCTAAAGCAGGATGGTTTAAGTTTTCTGATCTTGATGGAAATGGAGTAATTGACACTAGAGATAAAACTTTCTTAGGTAGCCCCATTCCTAAAGGAACTTATGGATTTGGTATAAACTTGACGGTTCATTCAATGGATTTTGGAATTGATTTCCAAGGAGTTTTTGGTAATAAAATTTATAATTATAACCGTGAGCAACGTTATGGTAATGAAAGTTGGGATCTTGATATGTATAATAACAGATGGACGGGTGCAGGTACTTCTAACACCAATTCTATGATTACATCCAACCAATCTGTTATTTTACCAAGTAGCTTTTATGTAGAAGATGGTAGTTATTTTAGAATCAGAAATATTCAGGTAGGATATAATTTGCCTTCATCATTAGCTCAATCTTTATCAGTTAAAAAACTGAGAATATATTTAAGTGCACAAAACCCATTAACAATTTTCAAATATAACGGATTCTCTCCTGAAATTAACAATACAGACAGGGTACAAATGGGTATTGATAATAATATTTATCCAATTTCTGCTATTTATACAATGGGTATGAATTTAACATTTTAA
- a CDS encoding RagB/SusD family nutrient uptake outer membrane protein, which produces MKKIFLTISILSLFVSCNDDFVDIKPEGVVVAEDFYKTEADAMKATNAIYSFLRSWENSGFPAQFVYGVTGDDVEKGSNPGDASFINAYDNFSFTTSDDGVNGYWTGQWQAVQRANQVITNVPNIDMDSALKTRLVAEAKMLRAYFYFNLVRIYGGVPIFDGIQADYINQPRNTAAEVYAFIVKDLTEASTILPQTYPAGQEGRVTKGGALGLLSKVYLYMKDYQKAYDVSNQVKGMGYSLDSSFNHLFRPAGEFGTESVFEVNCGCSPEFGGSQYAEVQGVRNQYGWGFFTPTQALENAFEPGDIRKQFTILREGQITPEGDLIKKGDPQAGNTWNYKTYVPSSLNNNACGYGSIQNIRILRFADILLINAEAANELGNTAVAITNINLVRNRAQLANTTATNQLALRTAIWQERRVELAMENDRFPDLVRTGQAGTFLGPLGFQTGKNELFPIPLRAITDSKGILTQNPGY; this is translated from the coding sequence ATGAAAAAAATATTTTTAACAATCTCAATACTTTCATTATTTGTAAGCTGTAATGATGATTTTGTTGATATTAAGCCGGAAGGAGTAGTCGTAGCAGAGGACTTCTATAAAACAGAAGCTGATGCTATGAAAGCAACGAATGCTATATACAGCTTTCTAAGAAGCTGGGAAAACTCTGGTTTTCCTGCACAATTTGTTTATGGAGTAACAGGTGATGATGTTGAAAAAGGATCAAACCCTGGTGATGCATCTTTTATCAATGCATATGATAATTTTTCATTTACAACGAGTGATGATGGAGTTAATGGATACTGGACTGGCCAGTGGCAAGCCGTTCAAAGAGCCAACCAGGTTATTACCAATGTTCCGAACATTGATATGGATTCAGCTCTTAAAACCAGATTGGTTGCAGAAGCCAAAATGTTGAGAGCATATTTCTATTTTAATTTGGTAAGAATATATGGTGGCGTTCCTATTTTTGATGGGATACAAGCTGATTATATTAATCAACCAAGAAATACTGCCGCAGAGGTATATGCATTTATTGTAAAGGATTTAACAGAAGCATCTACAATTTTGCCGCAAACATATCCTGCAGGTCAGGAAGGAAGAGTCACAAAAGGGGGGGCTTTGGGATTACTTTCAAAAGTTTATCTTTATATGAAAGACTACCAAAAAGCTTATGACGTTTCAAATCAGGTAAAAGGAATGGGATATTCTTTAGATTCTAGTTTTAATCACTTATTTAGACCTGCAGGTGAATTTGGAACTGAGTCAGTTTTCGAAGTTAATTGTGGTTGTTCTCCAGAATTTGGTGGGAGTCAGTATGCAGAAGTTCAGGGGGTAAGAAATCAGTACGGATGGGGTTTCTTTACACCAACTCAAGCATTAGAGAATGCATTTGAACCTGGTGATATCAGAAAGCAATTTACCATTCTTAGAGAAGGTCAAATTACACCGGAAGGTGATCTTATTAAAAAAGGAGATCCACAAGCAGGCAATACTTGGAATTATAAAACTTACGTTCCTTCATCACTTAACAATAATGCGTGCGGATATGGATCAATCCAAAACATAAGAATCTTAAGATTTGCAGACATTCTTTTAATCAATGCCGAGGCGGCAAATGAATTAGGAAATACTGCGGTCGCGATTACCAATATCAACTTAGTAAGAAACAGAGCTCAGCTTGCGAATACAACTGCAACTAATCAGCTTGCTCTGAGAACTGCAATCTGGCAAGAGAGAAGGGTTGAATTGGCAATGGAAAATGATAGATTTCCAGATTTAGTAAGAACAGGTCAAGCTGGTACTTTCCTCGGTCCATTAGGATTTCAGACCGGTAAAAATGAGTTATTTCCAATACCTTTAAGAGCAATTACAGATAGTAAAGGTATTTTAACGCAGAATCCTGGTTACTAA